The nucleotide window GTTGCTCTCTGAGAAGCAAAGTGCCATAAACCTCTGAACCATTGCAGTTTCTAGGGAAGTCTGCTAGAGCACGATTCTTTTACTATTATCAACTTCCTGCATGTCTACCAAAACCATCATCAAGGTCTGTGGCCTGACCCAAGTGGACGAAGCACTGGCCTGTGTTGAATTAGGGGTTCAGTGGCTTGGCTTCAATTGCTACCAAGGATCCAAACGCTATCTGTCGCCAGAAGCAATTGCGGCAATTGTGGGAAAGCTCCCTCCAGCAGTACAGACCGTTGGCGTCTTTGTGAATGCTTCCGCAAAGGAAATTGAAGAGATTCTCCAACAGACCGGATTACACGTAGCCCAACTGCATGGCGACGAGAGTCCAGGCTTTGCAAATGCCTTACAGGTCCCTTGGTTTCGAGCCTTTCGGGTAGCTGGTGATCTGGCAGAAGAGGAAATCTGTAGCTACGGACAAGAGTTGTTTCTGCTGGATGCAGCCCAGACCGGACAGTATGGCGGAACTGGACACGCCTTCGACTGGAAGGTGGCCACACGTTTGAGAGATCATGGCAAATTGCTCCTTGCTGGAGGTTTGCAGCCAGAAAATGTGGAAGAGGCCATCCTTCAGGTGAGACCGTTCGGTGTGGATGTTGCCAGTGGAGTCGAAAATGCTCCGGGTCGTAAAGACCTTCAAAAGGTAGCAAGTTTTGTTGAGGCCATTGCCCAAGCAGAAGCGTCCTGGTAAGGATTCCACAGTCGTGGTAGAACCTGGCATCGTTGCTAAGTTCTATTTTCTTCAATCCACTTCCCATCCTTCAATCGACAACACAGCATGGAAACCAGCGGATTCAGTACCTACCGAGGCATTCCCGTAGAAAAGATCGTTACTCCCTTGGACGCCTCCACGGCACTTCGACGGATCACAGACCAGATCGACAACCACAAGGGAGCGTTGATGGTCAGTAACTACGAAGTACCTGACCGCTATTCCCGCTGGGACATTGGCTTCGTCAATCCCCCCTTGGAGTTGATTGCCCGGGAAAGCAGTTTTTCGATCAATGCCCTAAATAAAAACGGTCAGCGCCTGCTGCCC belongs to SAR324 cluster bacterium and includes:
- a CDS encoding phosphoribosylanthranilate isomerase, whose protein sequence is MSTKTIIKVCGLTQVDEALACVELGVQWLGFNCYQGSKRYLSPEAIAAIVGKLPPAVQTVGVFVNASAKEIEEILQQTGLHVAQLHGDESPGFANALQVPWFRAFRVAGDLAEEEICSYGQELFLLDAAQTGQYGGTGHAFDWKVATRLRDHGKLLLAGGLQPENVEEAILQVRPFGVDVASGVENAPGRKDLQKVASFVEAIAQAEASW